The Acropora muricata isolate sample 2 chromosome 5, ASM3666990v1, whole genome shotgun sequence genome includes a window with the following:
- the LOC136917975 gene encoding tetratricopeptide repeat protein 28-like → MDNRDANDTLYSSNRRSDYQNAIDYHEKRLKTAQEIGDRSGEGTAYGNLGIACRSLSEYEKAIEYLKIRLKIAQEIGDRAGEGTAYGNIGCAYRSLSDYRKAIEYLKKGLKIAQEIGDRLREGAAYGNLGSTYHSLGDYQKAIEYLKKGLKIAQEIGDRSGEGAAYGNLGCAYQSLGDYQKAIKYLEKGLKIAQEIGDRSGEGAAYGNLGCAYQSLGDYQKAIKYLEKGLKIAQEIGDRSGEGAGYGNLGSTYQSLGDYQKALEYLEKLLKIAQEIGDRSGEGAAYTNLGKAYDSLSDYRKAIEYHEKGLKIAQEIGDRSGEGAAYGNLGTTYRSLSDYRKAIEYLKTGLKIAQEIGDRSGEGAAYGNLGCAYQSLGDYQKAIKYLEKGLKIAQEIGDRLREGEAYGNLGTTYHSLGDYQKANEYLKKQLKIAQEIGDRSGEGAAYGNLGTTYLSLGDYRKAIEYLKKQLKIAQEISDRSGEGAAYGNLGTTYLSLSDYRKAIEYLKKGLKIAQEVGDRSREGAAYGNLGSTYHSLGDYQKANEYLKKQLKIAQEIDDRSGEGAAYGNLGSTYHLHGDYQKAIKYLERLLKIAQEIGDRSREGAAYGNLGKTYLSLGDYRKAIEYHEKQLKIAQEIGDRSREGAAYGNLGTTYLSLSDYRKAIEYLKKGLKIAQEIGDRSGQGKAYENLGLAYHSLSEYGKAIEYCEKGLKIAQEIGDKSGEGGAYGNLGCAYHSLGNYQKAIEYHEKLLKIAQEIGNRSGEGTAYGNLGTAYLSLSDYRKAIEYFEKGLKIAQEIGDRTGEGTAYGNLGGAYHSLSEYGKANEYFEKRLKIAQEIGDRSSEGVAYGSFGSTYHLRGDYRKAIEYLENGLKITQQIGDRSREGETYGNLGITYFSLGYCRKAIEYHKKCLKIAHEIGDRSGQGKAYQNLGFAYHSLSEYEKGIEYCEKGLKIAQEIGDRSVEGTAYGNLGSGYQSLGDYQKAIEYHEKLLEIAQEIGNRSGEGAASGNLGRTYRSLGCYRKAIEYLENSLKIAQEIGERDREGLAYHSIGTVYFSLEQFENAADNFGCSVEAFDAVRSCLKSKDEWKMKFRELYETAYSGLWKSLLRVQKLDEALLAAERGRGQTFSDNLLIQYKLPASLSAASIDPKETIARLSIEVSLPTLFLAIEGLTINIWFLSRGKKVIFRKGRLEGDRTENDPPRALLQSCLEKIRKEVSVRCEDRTLDELTRDCTSSREECEEVKKPFQSLDNHFKAFYDGIIGPVFDLLGPQDDELVIVPDGALCFTPWAAVIESIRIRTVPSLTSYQLLLSVPEGHHKKTGALLVGNPCLKELKKPLDDLPGAQEEVEMIASILNTRPLTGRQATKAEVMRRMSSVGLIHIAAHGNELAGEIALSPNPGWASKFPQRKDYILKMSDVQATNLRARLVILSCCHSGRGRIMKGEGVVGIARAFLAAGARSVLVALWAIDDEATMVFMKSFYQHLKEGKTASAAIYQSMKSLRESDEFSEMRYWAPFQLIGDDAKIEFEADDDVKE, encoded by the coding sequence atGGATAACAGAGACGCAAATGATACACTCTACAGCAGTAACCGAAGGAGTGACTATCAAAATGCCATTGACTATCacgaaaaacgactgaaaactgcacaagaaatcggtgatcggtccggagaaggaacagcctatggaaatcttggtattgcttgCCGCTCACTAAGTGAatatgaaaaagccattgagtatcttaaaatacgattgaaaattgcacaagaaatcggtgatcgggccggagaaggaacagcctatggaaatatcggttgtgcttaccgatcactgagtgactatcgaaaagccattgagtatcttaaaaaaggattgaaaattgcacaagaaatcggtgatcggttacgagaaggagcagcctatggaaatctcggtagtacttaccactcactgggtgactatcaaaaagccattgagtatcttaaaaaaggattgaaaattgcacaagaaatcggtgatcggtccggagaaggagcagcctatggaaatctcggttgtgcttaccaatcactgggtgactatcaaaaagccattaagtatcttgaaaaaggattgaaaattgcacaagaaatcggtgatcggtccggagaaggagcagcctatggaaatctcggttgtgcttaccaatcactgggtgactatcaaaaagccattaagtatcttgaaaaaggattgaaaattgcacaagaaatcggtgaccggtccggagaaggagcaggctatggaaatctcggtagtacttatcagtcactgggtgactatcaaaaagcccttgaatatcttgaaaaacttttgaaaattgcgcaagaaatcggtgatcggtccggagaaggagcagcctatacAAATCTCGGTAAGgcttacgactcactgagtgactatcgaaaagccattgagtatcatgaaaaaggattgaaaattgcacaagaaatcggtgatcggtccggagaaggagcagcctatggaaatctcggtactacTTACcgctcactgagtgactatcgaaaagccattgagtatcttaaaacaggattgaaaattgcacaagaaatcggtgatcggtccggagaaggagcagcctatggaaatctcggttgtgcttaccaatcactgggtgactatcaaaaagccattaagtatcttgaaaaaggattgaaaattgcacaagaaatcggtgatcggttacgagaaggagaagcctatggaaatctcggtactacttaccactcactgggtgactatcaaaaagccaatGAGTATctcaaaaaacaattgaaaattgcacaagaaatcggtgatcggtccggagaaggagcagcctatggaaatctcggtactacTTAcctgtcactgggtgactatcgaaaagccattgagtatcttaaaaaacaattgaaaattgcacaagaaatcagtgatcggtccggagaaggagcagcctatggaaatctcggtactacTTACctgtcactgagtgactatcgaaaagccattgagtatcttaaaaagggattgaaaattgcacaagaagtcggtgatcggtcacgagaaggagcagcctatggaaatctcggtagtacttaccactcactgggtgactatcaaaaagccaatGAGTATctcaaaaaacaattgaaaattgcacaagaaatcgatgatcggtccggagaaggagcagcctatggaaatctcggtagtacttaccacTTACatggtgactatcaaaaagccattaagtatcttGAAAGactattgaaaattgcacaagaaatcggtgatcggtcacgagaaggagcagcctatggaaatctcggtaaaaCTTAcctgtcactgggtgactatcgaaaagccattgagtatcatgaaaaacaattgaaaattgcacaagaaataggtgatcggtcaagagaaggagcagcctatggaaatctcggtactacTTACctgtcactgagtgactatcgaaaagccattgagtatcttaaaaaaggattgaaaattgcacaagaaatcggtgatcggtccggacaGGGAAAAGCCTATGAAAATCTTGGTCTTGCTTACCACTCACTAAGTGaatatggaaaagccattgagtattgtgaaaaaggattgaaaattgcacaagaaatcggtgataagtcaggagaaggaggagcctatggaaatcttggttgtgcttaccactcactgggtaactatcaaaaagccattgagtatcatgaaaagctattgaaaattgcacaagaaatcggtaatcggtccggagaaggaacagcctatggaaatctcggtactgcttacctgtcactgagtgactatcgaaaagccattgagtattttgaaaaaggattgaaaattgcacaagaaatcggtgatcggaccggagaaggaacagcctatggaaatcttggtggTGCTTACCACTCACTAAGTGAATATGGAAAAGCCAatgagtattttgaaaaacgattgaaaattgcacaagaaatcggtgatcggtcctcagaaggagtagcctatggaagtTTCGGTAGTACTTACCACTTAcggggtgactatcgaaaagccattgagtatctggAAAATGGGTTAAAAATTACGCaacaaatcggtgatcggtccagAGAAGGAgaaacctatggaaatctcggtattacttacttttcactgggttaCTGtcggaaagccattgagtatcataaaaaatgtttgaaaattgcacatgaaatcggtgatcggtccggacaGGGAAAAGCCTATCAAAATCTTGGTTTTGCTTACCACTCACTAAGTGAATATGAAAAAGGCATTGAGTATtgtgaaaaaggattgaaaattgcacaagaaatcggtgatcggtccgtagaaggaacagcctatggaaatctcggtagtggttaccaatcactgggtgactatcaaaaagccattgagtatcatgaaaaacttttggaaattgcacaagaaatcggtaatcggtccggagaaggagcagcctctggaaatctcggtagGACTTACCGCTCACTGGGTtgctatcgaaaagccattgagtatcttgagaattctttgaaaattgcacaagaaatagGTGAGCGGGACAGAGAAGGATTGGCTTATCACAGCATTGGAACGGTTTACTTTTCTCTTGAACAATTCGAAAACGCGGCAGATAATTTCGGTTGCTCTGTGGAAGCCTTTGATGCTGTGAGGTCTTGCTTGAAGTCTAAAGATGAATGGAAAATGAAGTTTCGTGAGCTGTACGAGACGGCGTACTCTGGCTTGTGGAAGTCGTTGCTAAGAGTTCAAAAGTTGGATGAAGCTTTGCTTGCGGCTGAACGAGGACGAGGGCAGACTTTCTCTGATAATTTGCTGATTCAGTACAAACTTCCTGCATCCTTATCAGCTGCCTCAATTGACCCCAAAGAGACAATAGCCCGCCTCTCCATAGAGGTTTCCTtaccaactctttttctagcaattgaaggactcacgatcaacatctggtttctcagcaggggaaagaaagttatattTCGGAAAGGGAGGCTGGAGGGTGATAGAACGGAGAATGATCCACCACGCGCGCTGCTACAATCATGTTTAGAAAAAATACGAAAGGAAGTTAGTGTAAGGTGTGAAGATCGCACACTTGATGAACTCACTCGAGACTGCACGTCTAGCAGAGAAGAGTGTGAAGAAGTGAAAAAACCATTCCAATCTTTAGACAATCATTTCAAGGCATTTTATGATGGAATTATTGGTCCAGTTTTTGACttgcttggacctcaagacgacgagttggtcattgttcctgatggtgctcTGTGCTTtaccccatgggccgcagttattgaatcgattagaattcgcactgttccatctcttacaagttatcaattgctCTTGAGTGTCCCCGAAGGCCATCATAAGAAGACAGGGGcacttttggtcggaaatccgtgcctCAAAGAGTTGAAGAAACCTTTAGACGACTTACCaggtgctcaagaggaagtagaaatgattgcatcaattctcaacaccagacccctaacagggaggcaggcaacaaaagctgaagtgatgagaCGGATGTcatcagttggtttaattcacattgctgcccacggaaacgaactcgctggagaaattgctttgtctccaaaccctggatgggcTTCGAAGTTCCCTCAAAGAAAggattacattttgaaaatgtccgatgtgcaaGCGACAAATCTTCGAGCACGTCTTGTgatcttaagttgctgtcacagtgggcGAGGGAGAATCATGAAGGGTGAGGgagtggtcggtatcgcacgtgccttcttggcagctggtgctcgttctgtgttggtggccctgtgggcaatagatgacgaagctaccatggtgttcatgaaaagtttttaccaacacctaaaggaaggaaaaaccgccagtgctgctattTACCAGTCGATGAAATCTTTACGTGAATCTGACGAattttctgagatgaggtactgggctccgttccaacttatcggagatgacgcgaagattgaattcgaggcagatgatgacgtcaaagaatga